From a single bacterium genomic region:
- the mreC gene encoding rod shape-determining protein MreC has translation MGSFFRNWWRLLVAVALMVAAIQVFVRPSTALERAEPVRAAGVALFRPFYSAVDFLRGGGADVWSRYIALVGVSRENERLRKEVTELRERLHEARDAVLENRRLKELLSYSQAVERRTLGARVVGHDVSPWFRAIFLGAGSEAGIETGMSVVTPNGAVGRIHKVHPGLSEVLLATDSRFAADVMVERSRVRAIAEGVGGNFCRLKYVSPVQDVAVGDRIVFTGFDGSMPKGILLGTVVSVDHPKESLFQKVKVQCAVNFQDTEEVLVILSRPSVPFRAGKD, from the coding sequence ATGGGATCCTTCTTCCGGAACTGGTGGCGGCTCCTCGTTGCCGTGGCGCTCATGGTCGCGGCAATCCAGGTCTTCGTCCGGCCATCGACCGCCCTTGAGCGTGCCGAGCCGGTGCGCGCCGCGGGGGTGGCACTCTTCCGTCCCTTCTACTCCGCCGTCGACTTCCTGCGCGGGGGGGGGGCCGACGTGTGGAGCCGGTACATCGCCCTGGTGGGCGTTTCCCGGGAGAACGAGCGGCTCCGGAAGGAGGTGACGGAGCTCCGGGAGCGGCTCCACGAGGCCCGGGACGCCGTCCTCGAGAACCGGCGATTGAAGGAGCTCCTGAGCTACTCGCAGGCCGTCGAACGGCGGACCCTCGGCGCGCGCGTGGTGGGGCACGACGTCTCCCCCTGGTTCCGGGCGATCTTCCTCGGCGCGGGCTCGGAGGCGGGGATCGAAACCGGGATGTCCGTGGTGACTCCCAACGGCGCGGTCGGTCGGATCCACAAGGTACACCCGGGGCTCTCCGAGGTCTTGCTCGCCACGGACAGCAGGTTTGCGGCCGACGTGATGGTCGAGCGCAGCCGGGTCCGCGCCATCGCGGAGGGGGTGGGCGGGAACTTCTGCCGGCTGAAGTACGTCTCCCCGGTGCAGGATGTCGCAGTAGGGGACCGGATCGTCTTCACGGGCTTCGACGGGAGCATGCCCAAGGGGATTCTCCTCGGCACCGTCGTCAGCGTCGACCACCCGAAGGAGAGCCTCTTCCAGAAAGTGAAAGTCCAGTGCGCGGTGAACTTCCAGGACACCGAGGAGGTGCTGGTGATCCTCTCCCGCCCCTCCGTGCCGTTCCGGGCGGGGAAGGATTGA
- a CDS encoding rod shape-determining protein — translation MGMIFDRLLGLFSHDLAIDLGTATTLVYVKGEGIICSEPSAVAVHRDARGTKKVLAVGIEAKRMIGRTPGNIVAIRPIKDGVIADFEVTEAMLRYFIRKAHKARTLVRPRIIICVPYGCTEVERRAVRESAQSAGAREVYLIEEPLAAAIGAGLPITEPSGSMIVDIGGGTTEVAVISLGGIVKSQSVRVAGDKMDEAILQYVKRKYNLLIGEPTAEHIKVAIGNAFPGFSETTEIKGLDMVSGVPKAITLHSDEVREALSEPVRVIVDAVKSVFEDTPPELAGDIYDRGIVLAGGGALLRNLDALVREETGLPVTVAEDPLSCVVLGSGKALDELDLLRQVALQN, via the coding sequence ATGGGGATGATTTTCGATCGGCTGCTCGGGCTGTTTTCACATGATCTTGCGATCGACCTCGGCACGGCAACGACGCTGGTGTACGTGAAGGGGGAGGGGATCATCTGTTCCGAGCCATCGGCCGTAGCGGTCCACCGCGACGCCCGGGGGACCAAGAAGGTCCTCGCCGTCGGCATCGAGGCGAAGCGGATGATCGGCCGCACGCCGGGGAACATCGTGGCGATCCGCCCCATCAAGGACGGCGTCATCGCCGATTTCGAGGTCACCGAGGCGATGCTCCGGTATTTCATCCGGAAGGCCCACAAGGCCCGCACCCTCGTGCGGCCCCGCATCATCATCTGCGTCCCCTACGGCTGCACCGAGGTGGAGCGGCGCGCCGTCCGTGAATCCGCGCAGAGCGCGGGCGCACGGGAGGTGTATCTCATCGAGGAACCGCTGGCGGCAGCGATCGGGGCGGGGCTTCCCATCACCGAACCATCCGGCAGCATGATCGTCGATATCGGCGGGGGGACGACCGAGGTCGCGGTTATCTCCCTCGGCGGGATCGTCAAGAGCCAGTCGGTGCGGGTGGCGGGCGACAAAATGGACGAGGCGATCCTCCAGTACGTGAAGCGGAAGTACAACCTGCTGATCGGCGAGCCGACGGCGGAACATATCAAGGTCGCGATCGGGAACGCGTTCCCGGGCTTCTCGGAAACCACGGAGATCAAGGGCCTCGACATGGTCTCCGGCGTGCCAAAAGCGATCACCCTCCACTCGGACGAGGTGCGCGAGGCGCTGTCCGAGCCGGTCAGGGTCATCGTCGATGCCGTCAAAAGCGTCTTCGAGGATACCCCGCCGGAACTGGCGGGAGACATCTACGACCGGGGGATCGTGCTCGCCGGCGGAGGGGCGCTGCTGCGCAACCTCGATGCCCTGGTGCGGGAGGAGACGGGGCTCCCCGTGACGGTGGCGGAGGACCCGCTCTCCTGCGTGGTGCTCGGGTCCGGCAAGGCGCTGGACGAACTTGACCTGCTCCGGCAGGTGGCCCTGCAAAACTGA
- a CDS encoding SurA N-terminal domain-containing protein, whose product MLSILRRNAGSWAIKIILSFIALTFIWWGVGTYSEQDRNVAATVGGETITTIELAEAVAGLEKSYREVYGAAFTPEMAKALDLKKRAMDSLVQRTLLLEEAATMGLSATDGEVQREIAAVPAFQQNGQFRADLYHSVLSYNRVSPAEYEASKRVEITLKKLEGLLAAGALVPETEARELFRIASRKIRLLVVTADPGKAKVDAPAEGEILAKYEQAKERFRTPARVKLAVAAFTADRFGREVHPSEEEIKAYYEMNSDRFRTEERRLVSRIVLPIGKKDKDAVRKRAEEILAKASQGKAEFEAQAKAFARGNGGEAWLSRKEAGEALSGPLFQAAVDTVVGPVELPGRFVLARVNRIRFPEALPLSEVRDRVVEQIRREKGKDLAVVKAYEAHPKAAAAKSLKATAAAYGVPVVETGWVGAEGAPGVPAALAQDALLLPSGEVAPVKTLGDTDYLFQVTAKEDSRVPPLSEVRDKIVAEVAREKKVSAARATLLKVLAASNTAAELEANARKAGISSSLTGWFAPLSDPLPEALAGAGDLRKDLSSLSAKAPISQKVYQGRDGNPLAAAFSGEQLPPDAEWEQRKAALLKELAERKKNAMLEALYTDRRKSAKVEINPEALK is encoded by the coding sequence ATGCTCTCCATACTCCGCCGCAACGCCGGCTCCTGGGCCATCAAGATCATCCTCTCCTTTATCGCGTTGACCTTCATCTGGTGGGGAGTCGGCACCTATTCCGAGCAGGATCGGAACGTGGCCGCCACCGTGGGCGGAGAGACGATCACGACGATCGAGCTGGCCGAGGCCGTAGCGGGCCTCGAGAAGTCGTATCGGGAAGTGTACGGGGCCGCCTTCACGCCGGAGATGGCCAAGGCGCTCGACCTGAAGAAGCGGGCGATGGATTCCCTGGTACAGCGGACGCTTCTGCTCGAGGAGGCGGCGACGATGGGGCTGTCGGCCACGGACGGGGAAGTGCAGCGGGAAATCGCCGCCGTCCCCGCGTTCCAGCAGAACGGGCAGTTCCGTGCCGACCTGTACCACTCCGTCCTTTCCTATAACCGCGTCTCGCCGGCCGAGTACGAGGCCTCCAAGCGGGTCGAGATCACGTTGAAGAAGCTCGAGGGTCTCCTCGCGGCCGGGGCGCTCGTCCCGGAAACGGAAGCGAGGGAGCTGTTCCGGATCGCGTCCAGAAAGATCCGGCTCCTTGTTGTAACGGCGGACCCCGGGAAGGCGAAGGTGGACGCGCCGGCCGAGGGGGAGATCCTCGCGAAGTACGAACAGGCGAAGGAACGGTTCCGCACTCCCGCCCGGGTGAAGCTCGCCGTCGCCGCCTTCACGGCCGATCGCTTCGGCCGGGAGGTCCACCCGTCGGAGGAGGAGATCAAGGCGTACTACGAGATGAACTCCGACCGGTTCCGCACCGAGGAACGTCGTCTGGTCTCCCGGATCGTCCTGCCCATCGGAAAGAAGGACAAGGACGCGGTGAGAAAGAGGGCGGAGGAGATCCTCGCCAAGGCGTCGCAGGGGAAGGCCGAATTCGAAGCCCAGGCGAAGGCGTTTGCCCGCGGGAACGGAGGGGAGGCGTGGCTCTCGCGCAAGGAGGCCGGCGAGGCGCTCTCGGGGCCGCTCTTTCAGGCCGCCGTGGACACGGTCGTCGGGCCGGTCGAATTGCCGGGCAGATTCGTCCTCGCCCGCGTGAACCGGATCCGGTTCCCGGAAGCGCTTCCCCTCTCCGAGGTCCGCGACCGCGTCGTGGAGCAGATCCGCCGCGAGAAGGGAAAGGACCTGGCCGTTGTCAAGGCGTACGAAGCGCACCCCAAGGCGGCCGCCGCGAAGTCCCTGAAGGCGACGGCGGCGGCGTACGGCGTGCCGGTCGTGGAGACCGGCTGGGTGGGGGCGGAAGGGGCACCCGGCGTCCCCGCGGCGCTTGCCCAGGACGCGCTGCTGCTCCCCTCGGGCGAAGTGGCGCCCGTGAAGACCCTGGGGGATACCGACTACCTCTTCCAGGTGACGGCAAAGGAGGATTCCCGCGTCCCCCCCCTGTCGGAGGTGCGCGACAAGATCGTCGCCGAGGTCGCCCGCGAGAAAAAGGTCTCGGCGGCGCGGGCGACGCTGCTGAAGGTCCTGGCCGCCTCGAACACGGCGGCGGAACTCGAGGCGAACGCGAGGAAGGCGGGGATTTCCTCCTCCCTCACCGGCTGGTTCGCCCCTCTCTCGGATCCGCTCCCCGAGGCCCTCGCCGGGGCCGGCGACCTCCGGAAGGATCTCTCCTCCCTCTCCGCGAAGGCCCCGATCTCGCAGAAGGTGTACCAGGGACGGGACGGGAATCCCCTCGCCGCCGCGTTCTCCGGCGAGCAGCTACCCCCCGACGCCGAGTGGGAGCAGAGGAAGGCCGCGCTCCTGAAGGAACTGGCGGAGCGGAAAAAGAACGCGATGCTCGAGGCCCTCTATACGGACCGCCGCAAAAGCGCGAAGGTGGAGATCAACCCCGAAGCGCTGAAGTAG
- a CDS encoding thermonuclease family protein, giving the protein MSPPGRNVPPWHECPPRVRRFAAPGRGRAYTALFFLFLGLLAAAASAAETGVVDEIVDGDTLRVRTTGSAEAVTVRLIGIDAPERNHPSLGKEYLSDEAAAFLSSLCRGKTVRMEEDAEDTDRYDRLLRYVFLPPPDGRLLNGEMLRAGMARAYTRFPFSRKSEFVALEEAARREGKGLWSDGGAAEARWLVSGKAVPVEVYPATGRTFAVAYKGWAKSGLERRDLPKEIEWVLRARAELTDQEFARRARDRGFHPVDPSKASEAAPASAGERSPSAATFRGEKVIPWEKADRHEGEEIVVEGTIVRAHRSDKMLYLNFHPNWKRYLTLVLFVKDLPLFPADPVKAYKGKKVRVRGEVKRYKGRLEMAVRDPASIIIVP; this is encoded by the coding sequence ATGTCCCCCCCCGGCAGGAATGTCCCCCCCTGGCATGAGTGTCCCCCGCGGGTCCGGCGTTTCGCTGCACCTGGCAGGGGGCGGGCGTATACGGCTCTTTTTTTCCTCTTTCTCGGTCTCCTCGCCGCCGCCGCGTCCGCCGCGGAAACGGGAGTCGTCGACGAGATCGTCGACGGCGACACGCTGCGCGTCCGCACGACCGGGAGCGCGGAGGCCGTGACCGTGCGTCTCATCGGGATCGACGCCCCCGAGCGGAACCACCCGTCCCTCGGAAAGGAGTATCTCTCCGACGAGGCCGCCGCCTTCCTTTCCTCCCTCTGCCGGGGGAAGACCGTCCGGATGGAGGAGGACGCCGAGGACACCGACAGGTACGATCGACTCCTGCGGTACGTTTTCCTGCCTCCACCCGACGGCCGCCTGCTGAACGGGGAGATGCTCCGGGCCGGGATGGCCCGCGCCTACACGCGGTTCCCGTTCTCGAGGAAAAGCGAGTTCGTCGCGCTGGAGGAGGCGGCGCGGCGGGAGGGGAAGGGGCTCTGGAGCGACGGCGGCGCGGCCGAGGCGCGCTGGCTCGTCTCCGGGAAGGCCGTCCCCGTGGAGGTCTACCCCGCCACGGGAAGGACCTTCGCCGTCGCGTACAAGGGCTGGGCGAAAAGCGGCCTGGAACGGCGAGACCTCCCGAAAGAGATTGAGTGGGTCCTTCGGGCGCGGGCCGAGCTGACGGACCAGGAGTTCGCGCGGAGGGCGCGGGACCGCGGATTCCACCCGGTCGATCCGTCGAAAGCGAGCGAGGCGGCGCCCGCATCCGCCGGAGAGCGCTCCCCTTCCGCGGCGACTTTCCGCGGGGAGAAGGTCATCCCCTGGGAGAAGGCCGATCGCCACGAGGGCGAGGAGATCGTCGTCGAGGGGACGATCGTCCGCGCCCACCGGTCCGACAAGATGCTCTACCTCAACTTCCATCCGAACTGGAAGCGGTATCTCACCCTCGTCCTCTTCGTGAAGGACCTGCCCCTCTTCCCCGCGGACCCGGTGAAGGCGTACAAGGGAAAGAAGGTCCGCGTCCGCGGCGAGGTGAAACGGTACAAGGGCCGCCTTGAGATGGCCGTGCGGGACCCCGCAAGCATCATCATCGTCCCGTAG